Proteins encoded in a region of the Phenylobacterium glaciei genome:
- a CDS encoding WD40 repeat domain-containing protein has translation MNTSYDAYVTAALFDRHGKAAFALGDGTVRFEGGETAAAHKGVALSACLHPSGEGILTGGDDGAVVWSKGSEVTEIARIPGRWIESVAASAESKLIAFAAGKELHVRDSGDPAFNRVFVHEKSVADVAFDPKGRRIATATYNGAWLWYARIAEQKPTVLKWAGSHVALAWSADGKFLMSSMQENQLHGWRVADEKNLKMGGYPAKVKSLAFLYKGQMLATSGANGVVIWPFTGSAGPLGKQAAEVGFDERAMVNRVAGTPVGNRVAAGLDDGRVWVCDLTNQAIDMLKAEKGPPISALAMTPDGKRVAWGDEEGGAGVFDVA, from the coding sequence ATGAACACCTCGTACGACGCCTATGTCACCGCCGCCCTCTTCGACCGCCACGGCAAGGCGGCTTTCGCCCTGGGCGACGGCACGGTCCGATTCGAGGGCGGAGAGACCGCCGCCGCCCACAAGGGCGTGGCGCTGTCGGCCTGCCTGCACCCCAGCGGGGAGGGGATTCTCACCGGGGGCGACGACGGGGCGGTGGTCTGGTCCAAGGGCTCAGAGGTGACCGAGATCGCCCGGATACCGGGCCGCTGGATTGAATCGGTGGCCGCCTCGGCGGAGTCGAAGCTGATCGCGTTCGCGGCGGGCAAGGAGCTGCACGTCCGCGATTCGGGCGATCCGGCGTTCAACCGCGTCTTCGTGCACGAAAAGTCGGTGGCCGACGTGGCTTTCGACCCCAAGGGGCGACGGATCGCCACGGCCACCTATAACGGCGCCTGGCTCTGGTACGCCCGCATCGCCGAGCAGAAGCCCACGGTGCTGAAATGGGCCGGCAGCCATGTGGCCCTGGCCTGGAGCGCCGACGGCAAGTTCCTGATGTCGTCGATGCAGGAAAACCAGCTCCATGGCTGGCGGGTGGCCGACGAGAAGAACCTGAAGATGGGCGGCTATCCGGCCAAGGTGAAGAGCCTGGCCTTCCTCTACAAGGGCCAGATGCTGGCAACGTCGGGCGCCAACGGCGTGGTCATCTGGCCGTTCACCGGCTCGGCCGGGCCGCTGGGCAAGCAGGCCGCCGAGGTGGGCTTCGACGAGCGCGCGATGGTCAACCGCGTGGCCGGGACCCCGGTGGGCAACCGGGTCGCCGCGGGCCTGGACGACGGCCGGGTGTGGGTCTGCGACCTCACCAACCAGGCCATTGACATGCTGAAGGCCGAAAAAGGCCCACCGATCTCGGCGCTGGCCATGACCCCGGACGGCAAGCGCGTCGCCTGGGGCGATGAAGAGGGCGGGGCCGGGGTGTTTGACGTCGCCTAG
- a CDS encoding nitroreductase → MNVTEAVAKRISIRAFKPETPPAATVREILELAARAPSGGNLQPWRVYALAGEPLAQLKAKVAANPFGETPEYDVYPPSLWDPFRTRRFQNGEDLYASIGIPREDKPARLRQLAKNGELFGAPVGLFFCLDRKLGPPQWSDLGMYMQTVMLLATERGLDTCAQEYWARYPKTVGDIIGMPQDHMLFAGMALGWRDDTHAINTLRSARDPFEVWADLKGFD, encoded by the coding sequence ATGAACGTCACCGAAGCTGTCGCCAAGCGAATCTCCATCCGCGCCTTCAAGCCCGAGACCCCGCCCGCCGCCACGGTCCGCGAGATCCTCGAACTCGCCGCCCGCGCGCCGTCGGGAGGAAATCTCCAGCCCTGGCGGGTCTATGCCCTGGCCGGCGAACCCCTGGCGCAGTTGAAGGCCAAGGTGGCCGCCAATCCCTTCGGCGAGACCCCGGAATACGACGTCTATCCCCCCAGCCTCTGGGACCCCTTCCGCACCCGGCGGTTCCAGAACGGCGAGGACCTCTACGCCTCCATCGGCATCCCCCGTGAGGACAAGCCCGCCCGCCTGCGCCAGCTGGCCAAGAACGGCGAACTGTTCGGCGCCCCGGTGGGCCTGTTCTTCTGCCTGGACCGCAAGCTGGGCCCGCCGCAGTGGTCGGACCTTGGGATGTACATGCAGACGGTCATGCTGCTGGCCACGGAGCGCGGCCTCGACACCTGCGCCCAGGAATACTGGGCCCGCTATCCCAAGACGGTGGGGGACATCATCGGCATGCCGCAGGATCACATGCTGTTCGCCGGCATGGCGCTGGGCTGGCGCGACGACACCCACGCCATCAACACCCTGCGCTCGGCGAGGGACCCGTTCGAGGTCTGGGCGGATCTGAAGGGGTTCGACTAG
- the mtgA gene encoding monofunctional biosynthetic peptidoglycan transglycosylase, translating into MRQDPSRKRSLWGRVARTAVTLLLVFGLIGPVLVTAAYRLIPPPITYLMVERVFEGRGFSRQWRSLDEISPRLVRSVIAAEDAKFCTHRGFDFGAMQKALAHNERSARVRGGSTISQQTAKNVFLWPNRSYVRKGLEAYFTVLIEGLWGKRRIMEVYLNSVEWGPGVYGAQAAAMKNFGVGADRLTPAQAARLAAILPSPLKWRAAAPGPYVKRRSGRIDKAAGTIRREGMASCVLG; encoded by the coding sequence ATTCGGCAGGACCCGTCGCGCAAGCGCAGCCTCTGGGGCCGGGTGGCGCGGACCGCGGTGACCTTGCTGCTGGTGTTTGGCCTGATCGGGCCGGTGCTGGTGACCGCCGCCTATCGGCTGATCCCGCCGCCCATCACCTATCTGATGGTCGAGCGGGTGTTCGAGGGCCGCGGCTTTTCCCGCCAGTGGCGCTCCCTGGACGAGATCTCGCCGCGCCTGGTGCGCTCGGTGATCGCCGCCGAGGACGCCAAGTTCTGCACCCATCGCGGCTTTGACTTCGGCGCCATGCAGAAGGCCCTGGCCCACAACGAACGCTCCGCCCGCGTGCGGGGCGGATCGACCATCAGCCAGCAGACCGCCAAGAACGTCTTCCTCTGGCCCAACCGCTCCTATGTCCGCAAAGGCCTGGAGGCCTATTTCACCGTCCTGATCGAGGGGCTGTGGGGCAAGCGGCGGATCATGGAGGTCTATCTCAACAGCGTGGAGTGGGGTCCCGGCGTCTATGGGGCCCAGGCCGCGGCCATGAAGAACTTCGGGGTCGGGGCCGACCGGCTGACCCCGGCCCAGGCCGCGCGGCTGGCGGCGATCCTGCCCAGCCCGCTGAAATGGCGCGCCGCCGCGCCCGGTCCCTATGTGAAACGCCGCTCGGGCCGCATCGACAAGGCGGCCGGGACCATCCGCCGCGAGGGGATGGCGAGTTGCGTCCTGGGTTGA